The proteins below come from a single Triticum aestivum cultivar Chinese Spring chromosome 5D, IWGSC CS RefSeq v2.1, whole genome shotgun sequence genomic window:
- the LOC123125886 gene encoding uncharacterized protein, whose amino-acid sequence MADKGKGKADARYKPWQRRRQGAARTETEAVDDTAGTSSRTSGRTETAGDGGTQQELPPGVSYQFSGAPGGGGGSGLSNQARGSAPFGGQNQIANPQFGGGGGGSGAGYGGFSQFAHGHGGFSQMYSRPPAAMLQPTLGNNPAYTGEASTAAAHPTGPVRECTICKTPTAGLWTATTLQGTRVGTPLPLCDACHSKIFSWDRPLQHLHQYLATTVVGRGAGSIHSFLTAIGRAGGWDHGDFALAMRLLPQPPGDQAGGSAPFFGIDVPSGYVFFSGGQNQIASSDGLAPAPAQSAMSPWCVVCNNAAGTLWDWLPICEACYHRARYNREVYRARMQIANASAAQAQARAEAQALKDRAYQAMAQAEPQALALAQQAQAQAQEQALVQKAQAQAQAHGIAIDQQRPLITLYPRHAPRPSGCRYCGYRYCRQPMCETCCRLMKL is encoded by the exons ATGGCGGACAAGGGGAAGGGGAAAGCCGACGCCCGCTATAAGCCATGGCAGCGGCGGCGTCAGGGTGCAGCGAGGACGGAGACTGAAGCCGTCGACGACACTGCCGGTACTTCGTCGCGGACTTCAGGGCGGACGGAGACTGCCGGCGACGGCGGGACTCAGCAGGAGCTTCCACCCGGCGTCTCTTACCAGTTCAGTGGAG CTCCCGGTGGCGGGGGCGGGTCGGGGCTGAGCAATCAAG CCCGTGGGAGTGCGCCCTTCGGCGGCCAGAACCAGATCGCCAACCCACAGTTCGGTGGCGGCGGGGGTGGGTCAGGAGCGGGGTACGGGGGATTCTCTCAGTTTG CTCACGGGCACGGGGGATTCTCTCAGATGTATTCGAGGCCACCGGCGGCGATGCTCCAGCCGACTCTGGGCAATAATCCAG CCTACACCGGGGAGGCTTCCACGGCGGCAGCCCATCCGACTGGACCGGTACGGGAGTGCACTATTTGCAAAACGCCCACAGCAGGGCTCTGGACCGCGACGACTCTGCAAGGTACACGGGTGGGAACCCCGCTGCCCCTGTGCGATGCTTGCCACAGCAAAATCTTCAGCTGGGACAGGCCTCTGCAGCATCTGCACCAATATCTTGCCACCACAG TTGTGGGTCGCGGCGCCGGGTCGATACATTCGTTTCTTACAGCTATCGGTCGCGCCGGCGGGTGGGATCACGGGgacttcgctctggcgatgaggtTGCTCCCGCAGCCGCCGGGCGATCAAG CCGGCGGGAGTGCGCCCTTCTTCGGCATCGACGTGCCGAGCGGCTACGTTTTCTTCTCCGGCGGCCAGAACCAGATCGCCAGTTCCGACGGG CTGGCGCCGGCACCGGCACAGTCTGCAATGAGCCCATGGTGCGTTGTTTGCAACAATGCCGCGGGGACGCTTTGGGACTGGCTGCCCATCTGCGAGGCTTGCTACCACAGGGCTCGCTACAACAGGGAGGTCTACAGGGCTCGCATGCAGATCGCCAATGCCAGTGCGGCTCAGGCTCAGGCTCGGGCTGAGGCTCAGGCTCTGAAGGATCGGGCTTATCAGGCTATGGCTCAGGCTGAGCCTCAGGCTCTGGCTCTGGCTCAgcaggctcaggctcaggctcaggAGCAGGCTCTGGTTCAGaaggctcaggctcaggctcaggctcacgGTATTGCCATTGATCAGCAGCGGCCATTGATCACGCTCTACCCCCGCCACGCCCCGCGACCAAGTGGATGCCGTTATTGCGGATATCGTTATTGCAGGCAGCCCATGTGCGAGACTTGCTGTAGATTGATGAAACTATAA